A genome region from Natranaeroarchaeum sulfidigenes includes the following:
- the cofH gene encoding 7,8-didemethyl-8-hydroxy-5-deazariboflavin synthase subunit CofH, producing MADGLDADPDLAFEHTPTSDQSFENALAKARDGTRLTVDDAIELLTTGSDDDGIDPQRKEQVLEAADRRRAEVVGEEVTFVANLNNNVTTACDVGCLFCNFKDAAQRFERDHDGENDGFTKTPAQSREIVDDALDMGIYEVCSVSGLHPAFALDDEHRGVLETLDDPDVQYTPPEAYDVDPGTYVEQIDAMNVDGVHVHSMTPEEAYHARRGTDWSYEEVYRRLRDAGLDSVPGTAAEILVPEVREAICPGKIGAEEWLTAMEAAANVGLDITATIMYGHVENAAHRAVHLQRVRELQDRTGAITEFVPLSFIHPETPLYRQGLVDGGASDDEDELMIAVSRLFLDNVEHIQSSWVKYGDEQGLKMLSCGADDFMGTILSEEITKRAGGDYGEIRTFDQYAEMIESIGRVPVERSTDYRKRRKLDADDAPLGPLLGPRADGSPMLDGVPEQPPAADD from the coding sequence ATGGCCGATGGCCTCGACGCCGATCCCGACCTTGCATTCGAGCACACGCCGACCAGCGACCAGTCCTTCGAAAACGCGCTGGCGAAGGCGCGGGACGGCACGCGATTGACGGTCGACGACGCGATCGAGCTGTTGACGACCGGTAGTGACGACGACGGTATCGACCCCCAGCGCAAGGAGCAGGTGCTCGAAGCGGCGGATCGACGCCGGGCCGAGGTCGTCGGCGAGGAAGTCACCTTCGTCGCGAACCTCAACAACAACGTCACGACCGCCTGTGACGTTGGCTGTCTGTTCTGTAACTTCAAGGACGCCGCCCAGCGTTTCGAGCGCGACCACGACGGCGAGAACGATGGCTTCACCAAGACGCCCGCCCAGTCACGCGAAATTGTCGACGACGCGCTCGATATGGGGATCTACGAGGTCTGTTCCGTTTCGGGACTCCATCCCGCGTTCGCGCTGGACGACGAGCACCGCGGAGTTCTCGAAACCCTCGACGATCCTGACGTCCAGTACACGCCACCCGAGGCATACGATGTCGATCCCGGCACATACGTCGAGCAGATCGACGCGATGAACGTCGACGGCGTTCACGTCCACTCGATGACGCCCGAGGAGGCGTATCACGCCCGACGGGGTACTGACTGGAGCTATGAGGAGGTGTACCGCAGGCTCCGGGATGCGGGCCTCGACAGCGTCCCCGGTACCGCCGCGGAGATCCTCGTCCCCGAAGTCCGCGAAGCGATCTGTCCCGGCAAGATCGGTGCCGAGGAGTGGCTGACCGCGATGGAAGCCGCCGCCAACGTCGGCCTCGATATCACCGCCACGATCATGTACGGCCACGTCGAGAACGCCGCCCACCGCGCGGTCCACCTCCAGCGCGTCCGTGAGCTACAGGACCGAACCGGCGCGATCACCGAGTTCGTCCCGCTCTCGTTCATCCATCCGGAGACCCCACTCTATCGTCAGGGGCTGGTCGACGGCGGCGCGAGCGACGACGAGGACGAACTGATGATCGCCGTCTCCCGGCTCTTCCTCGATAACGTCGAGCACATACAGTCCTCGTGGGTCAAGTACGGGGACGAGCAGGGGCTGAAGATGCTTTCCTGTGGTGCTGACGACTTCATGGGGACGATCCTCTCCGAGGAGATCACGAAGCGGGCGGGCGGGGACTACGGAGAAATCCGCACGTTCGACCAGTACGCCGAGATGATCGAGTCGATCGGTCGCGTTCCCGTCGAGCGCTCCACTGATTACCGGAAACGGCGGAAACTCGATGCCGACGACGCTCCCCTCGGACCGTTGCTTGGCCCGCGAGCCGACGGGTCACCAATGCTCGA
- a CDS encoding phosphoribosylaminoimidazolesuccinocarboxamide synthase, whose product MTSVKEFRVDAEATPDELGRGAFVFTDAYSVFDWGQMPDEIPDKGASLCAMGAYNFELLEAEGVPTHYRGVVEDGDTVSLDDVDAPPTEMAIDLTQVPDLPHDGREYDYDTYHDAAGENYLVPLEIVFRNRVPIGSSLRRRTDPSDHGLSLDDWPDEPVDLDEPIVEFSTKYEESDRYLDRAEADRNAGIASIDELDSVARAVNLTVTNRAESVGMTHEDGKIECLYYDGEIRVADVVGTFDENRFSYEGQQLSKEVIRQYHKRTQPEWVEAVDAAKTEAKETDVADWRPLCDVQPQPLDEDVIETARAIYTAGTNAYVGQELFDAPALDDAVDAAREL is encoded by the coding sequence ATGACCAGCGTCAAGGAGTTCCGCGTCGACGCCGAGGCGACCCCCGACGAGCTCGGCCGCGGCGCGTTCGTCTTCACGGACGCGTACTCGGTGTTCGACTGGGGACAGATGCCCGACGAGATTCCGGACAAAGGAGCCAGCCTCTGTGCGATGGGCGCGTACAACTTCGAGCTGCTCGAAGCCGAGGGAGTGCCGACTCACTATCGCGGTGTCGTCGAGGATGGCGATACCGTCTCGCTCGATGATGTCGATGCGCCGCCGACCGAGATGGCGATCGACCTCACCCAGGTTCCAGATCTGCCACACGACGGCCGCGAGTACGACTACGACACGTACCACGACGCCGCGGGCGAGAACTACCTCGTGCCGCTCGAAATCGTCTTTCGGAATCGCGTCCCGATCGGCTCCAGTCTGCGCCGCCGGACGGACCCCTCCGATCATGGACTCAGCCTCGACGACTGGCCAGACGAGCCGGTCGATCTGGACGAACCGATCGTCGAGTTCTCGACGAAGTACGAGGAGTCCGACCGGTATCTGGATCGGGCGGAAGCCGACCGGAACGCTGGAATCGCCTCGATCGACGAGCTCGACTCGGTCGCCCGCGCGGTCAACCTGACCGTCACCAACCGCGCCGAGTCGGTTGGGATGACCCATGAGGACGGGAAGATCGAGTGTCTGTACTACGACGGCGAGATCCGCGTCGCGGACGTCGTCGGGACGTTCGACGAGAACCGTTTTAGCTACGAGGGCCAGCAGCTGTCCAAGGAGGTCATCAGGCAGTACCACAAACGTACCCAGCCCGAGTGGGTCGAGGCGGTAGACGCCGCGAAAACCGAGGCCAAAGAGACGGATGTGGCGGACTGGCGGCCACTCTGTGACGTCCAGCCACAGCCCCTCGACGAGGACGTCATCGAGACTGCACGCGCGATCTACACGGCCGGAACGAACGCATACGTCGGTCAGGAGCTGTTCGACGCACCAGCGCTTGACGACGCCGTCGACGCCGCCCGAGAGCTGTAG
- a CDS encoding DUF7576 family protein, whose amino-acid sequence MVDPTSDLEEDVSEDDAPRCVVCDEPIVEDPAHRVRTWVEDGAVEHRHFCSESCEAEWESED is encoded by the coding sequence ATGGTAGATCCGACTTCAGATCTCGAAGAGGACGTCAGCGAGGACGACGCACCGCGATGTGTCGTCTGCGACGAGCCAATCGTCGAGGATCCCGCCCACCGCGTCCGGACGTGGGTCGAGGACGGCGCGGTCGAGCATCGACACTTCTGCTCGGAATCCTGTGAGGCCGAGTGGGAGTCAGAGGACTGA
- a CDS encoding succinylglutamate desuccinylase/aspartoacylase family protein, whose amino-acid sequence MTTLGTASAAPGEVDTGRLHVGETRDGSRIGLPVAVINGAADGKRLYVQAVSDGDELNGLGVLRRFVPQVEPAELAGEILIVGIVNYHAFQVAEHRNPIDDTKMNRVYPGNENGTSSERIASATFDAAVSADLVIDLHQGSTSQMIDETRVRCGKRHRKHRECLELAKTFGCGYILDQKGPDGQLARAAPDEGIPTIDPELGGAVGLDERSVDIGVEGLFNVLREYDFLSGTADIEPQIRASGFDQYGSPSGGLVDFAVDLGDRVSAGDRLFTITDVFGTVKSEITADNDGVFWRTRRLPQVATGEYVCSVGTDIDTY is encoded by the coding sequence ATGACAACGCTGGGGACGGCCAGCGCAGCACCCGGCGAAGTAGATACCGGGCGACTGCACGTCGGCGAGACCCGTGATGGGAGCCGGATCGGATTGCCGGTCGCGGTGATAAATGGCGCGGCGGACGGCAAGCGACTCTACGTACAGGCGGTCAGCGACGGCGACGAGCTAAACGGTCTGGGCGTCCTCCGACGATTCGTCCCGCAGGTCGAGCCAGCCGAACTCGCTGGCGAGATCCTGATCGTCGGGATCGTCAACTACCACGCCTTCCAGGTCGCCGAGCATCGAAACCCGATCGACGATACGAAAATGAACCGGGTCTACCCCGGCAACGAGAACGGCACGTCGAGCGAGCGGATCGCCAGCGCGACGTTCGACGCCGCGGTGAGCGCGGATCTCGTCATCGACCTCCATCAGGGATCGACGAGTCAGATGATCGACGAGACACGAGTTCGGTGCGGGAAACGCCACCGAAAACACAGGGAGTGCCTCGAACTGGCCAAAACCTTTGGCTGCGGTTACATCCTCGATCAGAAGGGGCCGGACGGCCAGCTGGCCAGAGCAGCCCCCGACGAGGGGATCCCGACCATCGACCCGGAGCTTGGCGGCGCTGTCGGTCTCGACGAACGAAGCGTCGATATCGGCGTCGAGGGGCTGTTCAACGTCCTCCGCGAGTACGACTTCCTGAGCGGAACTGCCGATATCGAGCCACAGATCCGCGCGTCCGGGTTCGACCAGTACGGCTCACCGTCGGGTGGACTCGTCGATTTTGCCGTCGACCTCGGCGATCGGGTTTCAGCCGGTGATCGACTCTTCACGATCACTGATGTCTTCGGAACGGTGAAATCCGAGATAACCGCGGATAACGATGGGGTATTCTGGCGAACCCGACGCCTTCCACAGGTCGCAACAGGCGAATACGTCTGCTCGGTCGGCACGGACATCGACACGTACTGA
- a CDS encoding pyridoxal-phosphate dependent enzyme — protein MSTDLHCRSCDRTYEASAEEPWRCLCGAPLDYAERSLPGRNTPPVARSIDRNLGLWAFQEFLPEPPLVTLKEGFTPLVDADGWNAQFKLEYLFPSGSYKDRGATLTLSRAAALGVEKVIEDSSGNAGAAIATYAARADIEADIYVPADVKQSKLVAIQRAGARPIRVEGSREDVTDACLTAVESADGERSGGPQQTGTGWYASHAWNPAFYAGTATMAYEIAAQREWSVPDALVVPLGHGTVLLGAYRGFTALREAGYTDRLPRLLGAQAVGYDPIASELHDDDTGGEDVPGSSLTEALVNSDEPPEPNDLADGIQIRSPAREGQLFEAIERTNGDAIALNSDDVESELDRLHRNGFYVEPTSAVASAALHEYRDRGVLSPDADVVVPLTGSGMKTL, from the coding sequence ATGAGTACCGATCTCCATTGCCGATCCTGTGACAGAACCTACGAGGCAAGCGCCGAGGAGCCGTGGCGGTGTCTCTGTGGCGCACCGCTGGATTATGCCGAGCGCTCGCTTCCCGGTCGAAACACCCCGCCGGTTGCCCGTTCGATCGACCGTAATCTCGGGCTGTGGGCGTTTCAGGAGTTTCTCCCCGAACCTCCGCTGGTCACGTTAAAAGAGGGCTTTACACCGCTGGTCGACGCCGACGGGTGGAACGCCCAGTTCAAGCTTGAGTATCTCTTTCCCTCCGGTAGCTACAAAGATCGCGGTGCAACCCTGACGCTGTCTCGGGCCGCCGCGCTCGGCGTCGAGAAGGTGATCGAAGACTCCTCGGGGAACGCGGGTGCTGCGATCGCCACTTACGCCGCCCGTGCCGACATCGAGGCCGATATCTACGTCCCCGCGGATGTCAAACAGTCGAAGCTCGTCGCGATCCAGCGAGCGGGTGCCCGTCCGATCCGAGTCGAAGGATCGCGTGAGGACGTCACCGACGCCTGTCTCACCGCCGTCGAGAGCGCCGACGGGGAGCGATCCGGGGGACCACAGCAGACGGGGACGGGCTGGTACGCCAGCCACGCGTGGAATCCAGCATTTTATGCCGGAACGGCGACCATGGCGTACGAAATCGCAGCCCAGCGGGAGTGGTCGGTGCCGGACGCCCTCGTCGTCCCCCTGGGACACGGAACCGTGTTGTTGGGGGCCTATCGGGGCTTTACCGCACTGCGCGAGGCTGGCTACACCGATAGACTCCCCCGACTGCTCGGGGCACAGGCGGTCGGCTATGATCCAATCGCCAGCGAACTGCACGATGATGATACCGGAGGCGAAGACGTCCCAGGGAGCTCGCTCACCGAAGCGCTTGTGAACTCCGACGAACCGCCGGAGCCAAACGACCTTGCAGACGGGATTCAGATCCGGTCCCCGGCGCGGGAAGGGCAGCTCTTCGAGGCGATCGAACGGACGAACGGTGACGCGATTGCGCTGAACAGCGACGACGTCGAGAGCGAACTCGACCGGCTCCACCGCAACGGCTTCTACGTCGAGCCCACGAGTGCGGTCGCAAGCGCCGCCCTCCACGAGTACCGTGACCGCGGCGTCCTCTCGCCGGATGCGGACGTCGTTGTCCCGCTGACCGGAAGCGGCATGAAAACGCTATGA
- a CDS encoding phosphatase PAP2 family protein gives MQRDVGAVDLFQSLVPESLAMVVALLTQLGALWFAGFVLAGVYLFHDREDAVVIGGLLIASTAIWRAIKDAYRLPRPEQPLVAVESLPELLQPVFQYAVVNSGPGFPSGHAMTGTVVYFLLAEYLPVSTRRRRYTAAVGLVALVGATRITLGVHYLVDVIVGAALAQLLILGAGRILGRHPDRRATLAVLIGVCFAGLGLLVNLLVDPINPKDVLIVTASVTLLGWWEVVVRHGWKPPSATVRSLPPTVFKTAFGAVIAAQVAFGLLAFGVHTIALG, from the coding sequence ATGCAGCGTGACGTCGGTGCAGTCGACCTGTTCCAGTCGTTGGTCCCTGAATCCCTCGCGATGGTGGTCGCCCTCCTCACGCAGCTCGGTGCCCTCTGGTTCGCCGGATTCGTTCTGGCGGGCGTCTATCTGTTTCACGACCGGGAGGATGCGGTGGTGATCGGTGGACTGCTGATCGCTAGCACGGCGATCTGGCGGGCGATCAAAGACGCGTATCGACTCCCGCGACCCGAGCAACCGCTGGTGGCCGTCGAGTCGCTCCCGGAGCTCCTGCAGCCGGTCTTCCAGTATGCGGTGGTCAACAGCGGCCCGGGGTTCCCGAGCGGGCACGCGATGACCGGGACCGTCGTGTACTTTCTGCTCGCCGAGTACCTCCCGGTCAGTACGCGACGACGGCGATACACCGCCGCAGTCGGTCTCGTCGCGCTCGTCGGCGCGACACGGATCACACTCGGTGTCCACTATCTCGTAGACGTGATCGTAGGCGCGGCGCTGGCACAACTGCTAATACTCGGTGCTGGCCGTATCCTCGGTCGGCATCCCGACCGGCGGGCGACACTCGCAGTCCTGATCGGCGTCTGCTTTGCAGGTCTGGGTCTGCTGGTGAACCTGCTCGTCGACCCCATCAATCCGAAGGACGTGCTCATCGTGACCGCGTCGGTGACGCTGCTGGGCTGGTGGGAGGTAGTAGTACGACACGGCTGGAAGCCACCGAGTGCAACCGTTCGTTCGCTCCCCCCGACCGTGTTTAAGACCGCCTTTGGTGCCGTCATTGCCGCCCAGGTTGCGTTCGGTCTCCTCGCGTTCGGCGTCCATACAATCGCGCTCGGCTAG
- a CDS encoding tRNA(Ile)(2)-agmatinylcytidine synthase: MTVIGLDDTDSREQGMCTTYAASRIADEISAAAGAVTRVLLIRLNPAVQHKTRGNAALAIHTDLGADRAFEVAREFVADSAVTDDPRTSPGVVVADGTPDAVPDDIAAFARDAMSRHHDLADAEALIDAHGYRSVGWDGGRGRIGALAAIGAWRAHDDWTYEYISYRELPRRGTPRDIDLDTVFAAADDYYPEAWDTVDRIEGQAVCVPHTPGPILHGIRGDDADAVRGLAEHIQGEPVESARLFHTNQGTDVHLIDGKLGDLTDGYAYRVDGTVVDPPETREGGHVFLTVGDGDASRQCAAFEPTKRFRDRVRALRAGDQVTVCGEVSGGTLKLEKFAVRSLETTELVTPTCPDCERRMESAGAGQGYRCRDCKTSSDGKVERRIERDLEPGWYEVPPCARRHIAKPLVRGGFDAPIHPER, from the coding sequence ATGACGGTCATCGGGCTCGACGACACCGATTCGCGCGAGCAGGGGATGTGTACGACGTACGCCGCGAGTCGGATCGCCGACGAAATCAGTGCTGCAGCCGGAGCAGTGACCCGCGTCCTGCTGATTCGCCTCAACCCCGCGGTCCAGCACAAGACCCGCGGGAACGCCGCGCTCGCGATCCACACGGATCTCGGAGCCGATCGAGCCTTCGAGGTCGCTCGTGAGTTCGTGGCCGACTCCGCCGTGACCGATGATCCTCGCACGAGCCCGGGGGTCGTCGTCGCTGACGGGACTCCTGACGCCGTGCCTGACGATATCGCCGCCTTCGCACGGGATGCGATGTCCCGACACCACGATCTCGCCGATGCCGAGGCGCTGATCGACGCCCACGGCTACCGAAGCGTCGGGTGGGATGGCGGACGGGGACGAATCGGCGCGCTCGCGGCGATCGGGGCGTGGCGAGCACACGACGACTGGACATACGAGTATATTTCCTACCGCGAGCTGCCGCGTCGCGGAACGCCGCGGGATATCGACCTCGATACCGTCTTCGCGGCTGCAGACGACTACTACCCCGAGGCGTGGGATACCGTCGACCGTATCGAGGGGCAGGCGGTCTGTGTCCCGCACACGCCGGGGCCGATCCTCCACGGGATCCGTGGCGACGACGCGGACGCAGTCCGGGGCCTTGCCGAGCACATCCAGGGAGAGCCTGTCGAGTCAGCGCGGCTCTTTCACACCAATCAGGGTACAGACGTCCACCTGATCGACGGCAAACTCGGTGACCTCACGGACGGATACGCCTACCGTGTTGACGGGACGGTCGTTGACCCGCCCGAAACCCGTGAGGGCGGCCACGTTTTCCTGACGGTTGGGGACGGGGACGCCAGCCGACAATGTGCGGCCTTTGAACCGACGAAACGATTTCGAGACCGTGTCCGAGCGCTCCGGGCCGGCGATCAAGTGACGGTCTGTGGTGAGGTGAGCGGCGGCACGCTCAAACTGGAGAAGTTCGCGGTGCGTTCCCTCGAAACCACCGAGCTTGTGACGCCAACCTGTCCCGACTGCGAGCGTCGAATGGAGAGCGCAGGTGCGGGACAGGGCTATCGCTGTCGGGACTGCAAGACCAGTTCGGATGGGAAAGTCGAGCGCCGGATCGAACGCGATCTCGAACCGGGCTGGTATGAGGTTCCGCCATGTGCGCGCCGCCACATTGCGAAACCGCTCGTGCGGGGTGGGTTCGACGCACCGATACATCCCGAGCGGTGA
- the tmk gene encoding dTMP kinase, whose translation MLVTLEGIDGSGKTTVWESLHEEFPDAVFTREPTETWYGEAVNRSIGDDDADPLAELFLYTADHAAHLAETVQPALDRGDLVISDRYSDSRYAYQGATLADVLDEPMQYVQDVHEPFTVRPDVTLYFDIDPETAARRSGKTNKFEQDAYLSRVRENYERLIEDDPDRFVRIDATEPPETVLTRVTSVLDRSVDDRSRLE comes from the coding sequence ATGCTGGTGACGCTGGAAGGGATCGACGGGAGCGGAAAGACGACAGTCTGGGAATCGCTACACGAGGAGTTCCCGGATGCCGTATTCACCCGCGAGCCGACGGAGACGTGGTACGGCGAGGCGGTCAACCGCTCGATCGGTGACGACGACGCCGATCCGCTCGCAGAGCTGTTCCTCTACACGGCCGACCATGCGGCTCATCTCGCGGAGACCGTCCAGCCTGCTCTGGATCGTGGCGACCTCGTGATCTCCGATCGCTACTCCGACTCGCGGTACGCCTATCAGGGCGCGACACTGGCGGATGTCCTCGACGAGCCGATGCAGTACGTTCAGGACGTCCACGAGCCGTTTACCGTCCGTCCAGACGTTACGCTCTACTTCGATATCGATCCCGAGACCGCCGCCAGGCGAAGTGGCAAGACCAACAAGTTCGAGCAGGATGCCTACCTCTCCCGCGTCCGGGAGAACTACGAACGGCTGATCGAGGACGATCCCGATCGCTTCGTCCGGATCGATGCCACGGAACCGCCGGAGACCGTCCTGACACGCGTGACATCAGTCCTCGACCGGAGCGTGGACGATCGCAGTCGACTGGAGTAA
- a CDS encoding complex I NDUFA9 subunit family protein, whose translation MNVLVAGGTGFIGRNLCTELVERDHDVTALSRDPDASELPEGVETAVGDLSAYDSIEGAFEGQDAVVNLVALSPLFQPPKGVTHMTVHYGGTENVLRAMEEHGVERLVHMSALGADPDGLTEYIRAKGLAEEAVREAGVNSVIFQPSVVFGDGGEFVPFARKLTPGPLFKVLPGGGKTRFQPIHVDDLVPMLADAVEDDEHTGNTYEIGGPEVLTLAEVTRLAYEAKGKSAQIVPMPMALAKFGLTLAGPVPFIPMGPDQARSLRLDNTTTDNGVTAFGADPSSLTTLQQYLGLS comes from the coding sequence ATGAATGTCCTTGTTGCGGGCGGAACCGGATTTATCGGTCGGAACCTGTGTACGGAACTCGTCGAACGTGACCACGATGTTACGGCCCTCTCTCGCGATCCCGATGCGAGTGAGTTACCGGAGGGCGTCGAGACGGCTGTTGGCGATCTCTCGGCCTACGATTCGATCGAGGGCGCGTTCGAGGGGCAGGATGCGGTGGTCAATCTCGTCGCGCTCTCGCCGCTGTTTCAGCCGCCGAAAGGAGTAACACACATGACGGTCCACTACGGTGGAACCGAAAACGTGCTACGGGCAATGGAAGAACACGGCGTCGAGCGATTGGTCCACATGAGCGCACTGGGTGCTGACCCTGACGGACTGACCGAATACATCCGCGCGAAGGGGCTTGCCGAGGAAGCGGTGCGGGAGGCGGGGGTCAACTCGGTGATCTTCCAGCCGTCCGTCGTGTTCGGTGACGGCGGAGAGTTCGTTCCGTTCGCGCGCAAACTCACACCCGGACCGCTATTCAAGGTACTACCCGGCGGCGGCAAGACCCGGTTCCAGCCGATCCACGTAGACGATCTGGTACCGATGCTCGCCGATGCAGTCGAGGACGACGAACATACGGGCAACACCTACGAGATCGGGGGACCGGAAGTGCTGACGCTTGCGGAGGTGACACGTCTTGCGTACGAGGCAAAAGGGAAGTCAGCCCAAATCGTCCCCATGCCGATGGCGCTTGCAAAATTCGGGCTAACCCTCGCGGGTCCGGTCCCATTCATACCGATGGGGCCGGATCAGGCGCGCTCACTCCGCCTGGATAACACCACGACGGACAACGGCGTCACCGCTTTCGGTGCTGATCCCAGCTCCCTTACGACGCTTCAACAGTACTTAGGACTGTCCTAA
- a CDS encoding tubulin/FtsZ family protein, translating to MKLAMIGFGQAGGKIVDKFLEYDDRTGSGIVRSAVAVNTAKADLMGLDRIPQENRVLIGQSRVKGHGVGADNELGAEIAEEDIDEVQGAIDAIPVHEVDAFLIVAGMGGGTGSGGAPVLAKHLKRIYTEPVYGLGVLPGSDEGGIYTLNAARSFQTFVREVDNLMVFDNDSWRQSGESVESGYAEINDEIVRRFGILFGAGEINQGDEVAESVVDSSEIINTLSGGGVSTVGYAREEVDKTGSDDGGLLSRFTGGDEPEIDTAHTTNRITSLVRKAALGRLTLPCEIEGSERALLVLSGPPQHLNRKGIERGRKWLEEQTGSMEVRGGDYPVPESNFVASVILLAGVSNVPRIKELQQVAIEAQDNIEDIRSESEENLESLVEDDEDELEPLF from the coding sequence ATGAAACTGGCGATGATCGGTTTTGGACAGGCAGGCGGGAAGATCGTCGATAAATTCCTCGAATACGACGATCGGACCGGCAGCGGGATCGTTCGATCCGCAGTGGCGGTAAACACCGCCAAGGCGGATCTGATGGGGCTAGATCGGATCCCCCAGGAGAACCGCGTACTGATCGGCCAGTCTCGCGTTAAAGGCCACGGCGTCGGCGCGGACAACGAACTTGGGGCCGAGATCGCGGAGGAAGATATCGACGAGGTACAGGGTGCGATCGACGCAATCCCCGTCCACGAGGTCGACGCGTTCCTGATCGTCGCCGGGATGGGTGGCGGTACGGGAAGCGGCGGTGCGCCCGTGCTCGCGAAGCATCTCAAGCGCATCTACACCGAGCCCGTGTACGGACTGGGTGTACTGCCGGGCAGCGACGAAGGTGGAATATACACACTCAACGCCGCGCGCTCGTTCCAGACGTTCGTTCGCGAAGTGGACAACCTGATGGTCTTTGACAACGACTCGTGGCGACAGTCCGGCGAGTCCGTCGAGAGCGGCTACGCCGAAATCAACGATGAGATCGTCCGTCGCTTCGGAATCCTCTTTGGCGCAGGCGAGATCAATCAGGGCGACGAGGTCGCCGAAAGCGTCGTCGACTCCAGCGAGATCATCAATACGCTCTCTGGCGGCGGCGTCTCGACGGTGGGATACGCTCGCGAAGAGGTCGACAAAACCGGCAGCGACGACGGGGGTCTACTCTCGCGGTTCACGGGCGGTGACGAACCGGAGATCGACACGGCCCACACGACGAACCGAATTACCAGTCTCGTCCGCAAGGCCGCGCTCGGCCGACTCACGCTTCCCTGCGAAATCGAAGGGAGCGAGCGTGCACTGCTCGTGCTGAGCGGCCCACCACAGCATCTCAACCGGAAAGGGATCGAGCGCGGGCGCAAGTGGCTCGAAGAGCAGACCGGTAGCATGGAGGTTCGCGGTGGCGACTACCCAGTCCCCGAGTCGAACTTCGTCGCCAGCGTCATCCTGCTTGCGGGCGTCTCGAACGTCCCCCGGATCAAGGAGCTCCAGCAGGTCGCCATCGAGGCACAGGACAACATCGAGGACATCCGGTCGGAAAGCGAAGAGAACTTAGAAAGCCTTGTCGAAGATGACGAAGATGAACTTGAACCGTTATTCTAA
- the cofC gene encoding 2-phospho-L-lactate guanylyltransferase yields MRVLVPFDAAEPKTRLSDVFDRRERAEFAYAMLEDVLEAVRESGEEPELLATAPLADERDFSVPVAVDDRPLSPAINDVLAGADEPVAVVMADLALARPIDLRRLVDVDEEVVAVPGRGGGTNALVIRHPEFRVDYHGVSFRDHREIAARIGAEFTAFDSHRLATDVDERSDLVELLLHGEGHAADWLDAAGFRLAETGGRVTVQRTDGSDSERLK; encoded by the coding sequence ATGCGTGTACTCGTCCCGTTCGACGCGGCCGAGCCCAAAACGCGCCTTTCGGACGTGTTCGACCGACGAGAGCGGGCCGAGTTCGCGTACGCGATGCTCGAGGACGTGCTGGAAGCGGTTCGGGAAAGCGGTGAAGAGCCGGAGCTACTGGCGACGGCACCGCTGGCGGACGAGCGGGATTTCAGTGTCCCGGTCGCCGTCGACGACCGCCCGCTCTCGCCCGCGATCAATGACGTGCTTGCGGGCGCTGACGAACCGGTCGCCGTCGTGATGGCCGATCTCGCACTGGCACGACCAATCGACCTCCGACGGCTGGTCGACGTCGATGAGGAGGTCGTTGCAGTCCCGGGGCGGGGCGGCGGGACGAACGCTCTCGTGATACGTCATCCCGAGTTCCGGGTCGACTACCACGGTGTCTCCTTCCGTGACCACCGCGAGATCGCAGCCCGGATCGGTGCCGAGTTCACCGCGTTCGACTCACATCGTCTTGCCACGGACGTCGACGAGCGAAGCGACCTGGTCGAACTCCTCCTGCACGGCGAGGGGCATGCCGCCGACTGGCTCGACGCGGCCGGATTCCGCCTCGCGGAGACCGGGGGACGGGTCACCGTCCAGCGCACCGACGGCTCGGATTCCGAACGTCTCAAATAG